A segment of the Lelliottia amnigena genome:
TTTACCGCGTCCGACACCTGCCAGGCTTTTAACGTCACCAGCAGAAGATCGCTTTGTGCCAGAAAATCGGGATCGTTAGCGATGAGAGACTCGTTGAAAATACTCCCGTCTTCACCAATCAGATTTACACTGCAATACGGTTGTGCCACACGTAGCCAGCCTTGTACCTCATGTCCATGCTTGCACAGCGCGGTCAGCCAAAGTTGTCCCAGGGCCCCGCATCCGAGCACAGTAATTTTCATTGTTCCTCCTCACCTGCAACTGCGCCAGGTGTTACAGCCTAAGTATAGCGTTGTCAGCTAAGCTTCTATTGAGTCAACCCGGTCATACTTCTCGTTGCATGGCCGCCGGCCTGCCTGTAACGCGAATTATTTGGGGTAAATGTCTCGTTGCGGGTATTATGCAACGCAACAAAAGTGAAGGGAGAAGAAAAGATGCCATCTTTCGATATTGTTTCAGAAGTTGATATCCAGGAAGTGCGTAACGCGGTGGATAACGCAAGCCGCGAACTCGAGACGCGTTTTGATTTTCGCGGTGTTGAAGCGACTTTTGAGCTGAACGACGCAAATAAGACCATTAAGGTGCTGAGTGAATCTGATTTCCAGGTGAATCAGTTACTCGACATTCTACGCGCAAAACTGCTAAAGCGCGGCATTGAGGGCGCGTCTCTCGATGTGCCTGAAGAGTTTGTACACAGCGGCAAAACCTGGTTCGTTGAAGCGAAACTG
Coding sequences within it:
- the yajQ gene encoding protein YajQ; translated protein: MPSFDIVSEVDIQEVRNAVDNASRELETRFDFRGVEATFELNDANKTIKVLSESDFQVNQLLDILRAKLLKRGIEGASLDVPEEFVHSGKTWFVEAKLKQGIESAMQKKIVKLIKDSKLKVQSQIQGEEIRVTGKSRDDLQGAMALVRGGDLGQPFQFKNFRD